Part of the Hemiscyllium ocellatum isolate sHemOce1 chromosome 9, sHemOce1.pat.X.cur, whole genome shotgun sequence genome, gtgttgggccaaatgacctgtttccatactggagggaatctaatctaagtatctttcttttagatgttgtaactgtgtctacaccaccacttcctcaggaagttcattccacacgcgaaccaccgtctgtgtaaaaatatttacccctcatatctttttcaaatctctctcctctcaccttaaaaatatgctcctatTCTTGAAATCCCATACAAGGGCAAATGATATGTGTCTTTTTCCCTATTAtagacctctacaaggtcacctctcagcctcctacgctccagtgaaaatgtcccgccctttctttataattcaaaactttccatacccagcaacatcttggtaaacctcttctgatcCCTTTCTAgattaatatccttcctgtaacagggtgaccagaactggacaaaataCTCCAGAGGAGGCTTCACCGATTCCCAGCACAACCTCAACATCACTTCCCAATTCCTTCTGCAATCTCACCAGTACACTTTCATCTTTCTGATGATGTGGCACGCCTACAACTAGACAGAAAACTCCAGCTGAGGTCGAACAAGTGTTTTGTACATGTTCAACATTCACTTATTGCTCTTGTACACTATGCCCCTactaaaaaaaagccaaggacactgTCTGTTTTATTAACTGCACTCTCCATGTGTCCTACGCACGTatacccaggtctctctgctcctccaccccTGTGGAATAGTACCTCATTTTATATCCTCCTTTCAACATTCTTCTGAACAAAGAATCTCACACATCTCTGCAATGAACCttgaccaacttgtcaatgtctttTCCACGCTGTCCTCCTTACCGTTTACAATTCCAAagttagtgtcacctgcaaactttgaaattgttccctgcacagcaagttctagagcatttgatatatatcaggaaaagggaaaaagtgaggactgcagatgctggagatcagagcagaaaatgtgttgctggaaaagcgcagcaggtcaggcagcatccaaggagcaggagaatcgacgtttcgggcataagcccttcttcaggaatgaatgaaggaatgaaaaattcattcctgaagaagggctcatgcccgaaacgtcgactctcctgttccttggatgctgcctgacctgctgcgcttttccagcaacacagtttcagcatatatcaggaaaagcaagggtcccagtgctgacccctggggaactccactacaaacTAACCCCTAGCCTAAAAATTCTCCACTGCCGGttactctgtttcctatcactcagccaatcacattgctgcaGTCCCTTTTATACCGTGGCCAATAACTTTCCTTCAGTTTGTTATGTGGCACTGTATCAGTGCCTTCTGGAAACCTATGTGTATCATATCAGAGGCATCACCCTCATCAACCCTTTGCATTAACTGTTTGAAACACTCCCAAGTTATTTAGACATGGTTTTACCCCttcagaaatccatgctgactctttcgAATCAACTCACCTTTTTCCATGTGGCTACTAATTCTAACCCGGATAGTTCCCGTCAGCTTTTCAAAGCAGCTTTGGGGCATTTAACCTCTTTATATATCGAATACAGCAGCTCATGCAGTTTAAAAAGAAGTATTATCTGTGCTGACCCTCCCCAGTGTGCCCTCTGAGAATACCTCCATGTGTCGGTTATCAGGAGAGTCTGGTGTCAGAAGATCACCCAGAGATTTTCAGGAAGCGAAgtatgttttgttttttttttgatcaGGGTTGGAAATTGGACTTCCCATACAGAGTGGGAGATGTGAACCATTGTCTCTTACTGTTCAGCTTTGTGGTTATTTTTTTCTGTAGGATTTGACTTAGTCCTGTGGTGGGTGAAAATTATGAACAGATGGGTTTGAGGAAGCTTGGGCACACTTGAGTCTTTGAGAGTGGAGAACGTAGGGAGGGGATCGATGAGACTAGGGGGACATTGGGAGAGGGATGTATGAGGAGATGGGTAATGTGGGACGGGAAGGAGTGGGGAGGGTGTTTCTGGTGTTCTTTGGGTTGGGGTCAGGTGTGAgcatttccattttgtctctcaTTGTTTTTTCTGCTTCCttctctcagtgtccatgtgGTACAGAAGGTGAGGTAAAGCTGAAACTCCTGAAGACCTCTCTCCAGCCTAACGGTTCAATCAGCCAGTCCAGTCCCCCTGCCTGTACTGTGTGTCAGCAGCCTCCCTGCTTATATCCAGCTTGTAAATATTGAGCATTCTCTCTGCTTGTACAGTGAGAGTGTGGGCATTCACTCTGtgcgctgtgtgagtgtgtgtgtgtaagtactGTCTCCACCTGTGTGACTGACAGAGCAAGCCAGCATAGCAATGCTGGAGGATGTGCGCAGGTTCTTTGAGTCGGTGTGGGAGCTGATCTGTGCAAAGCACAATGAGGGCCTGTATAACTCGATCTGCCTGGTGGTTCTGTTGCTTCTGCCAGTCTTGCTCTTGATTCTCATTGTGTGTCTCTGCTGCTATGGCTGCTGTTGTGGGCGGGACACTTGCTGCAAGTGCTGTCGGCGGCAAAAAGGCCCGACCAAGAAGAAAAACCCTGATGACCTGTGGATCCAAAGGCAGCCACAGCCCATCATGATGGACAATCTCTCAGTGCCAGTGTAACACTCTATGCTCAGCTCCTCCCATCAAATCGAAGTAGGAGTTCAGAGCAACGTAGAGTGGGCATCGCTGCATCATCTGGAGACCTGGCAGCTGACAGCACGGACACTTTCCCGAATATTGACCTCTGCTGTGCTGATTGCTGAAGGATGAAGTTGCTTATTGAGTTTGCCATCTTCCAGCCTGAGCTGCTGGTTATTGTCTGACTGTTAGTGCGAGTGGGTCACTTCGCACTAGCATCCAAGCTCCCATCCATCACCACAACTGCACTGTATTCCAAAACAGTCCCTGTCTCAGTCCAGCCCTTCTCTTCATGTCTACCTACTGTGGTTAGTCCTCTGCTATCAATTTAAAGATAGACGGTTTTATGTTAGTGTACACTGTCTGCTTGCAATTACACCGGAATGTCAGTCATATTCTGACTGCAGTTTGTACAATTACATATGATGTTTGCTGTCATGTTATATATACTGTGACCAGTACATGTATGGAAATGTGACTCAGTGTATCTGCAATGTACAGTACAGTGGTCAAGCATACAACCTAGTCAGTATATACAATTCATCCACACTGGCCACCTTTACTGGAGTGTGCAGTGTGGCTGGATTGTGTATAATACAATTGCTGTAAAGTATGAGATGTCACTGTGGTATGTCACAGTGCCAGTGCTGAAGGCAGGGGAGGCACAGATTCCACGGTGTTTTTAAATGCACCGCTCCTTTCTGAGGAATGTGCCTGAGCTCCAAATTGTCAGCTTGTAAAGACAATCCATGTTCTTCCAGAACCAGGCAGCTTCTGAAATCGACCATTCACTGGGCTTGTGACTGTTCACTTGAATATTGCACTGATGCACAGTAAAGTTACTGACAAGCTAGAAAGCTCTCCGATTTTGTGCTTTTCAGCTTTAGACCTGTCACACTGTTTGATATTTTAAAAGTTCTTGATTTGGATGCCTAGATCCAGTGAAGTTCAAATGATTCTATTTGAATTATTTTGGAATGGCTGTGTGAATAATCTGTCAGTCACATCCAATAGTAACCAAATAATGTGTGTTGCATCTGTCACTGTACAGTGTCAAGCCGACACATCAGGCATCTGCTTCTACTTCTACATCCTATCGCCTATTATACTGTTACACACAGTCTGTAATGTGCACTGAGTTGGTGCACGCTGGACTGTAATGTGCACTCCTAGCTGGTATACACTGATCTATAACATGCACTCCAAGTTTATACATGCCAGTTAGAAACATGCAGTCTGAGCTGGTATATACCCATCTGTAATGGGCACTCTGAGCTGGTACATGCTGTTCTGCAATGAGCACTTTGAGCTCGTACACGCTGGTCTGTAACAGGCACGCTGAGCTGGTACGAGTCAGCCTGTAACAGGCACGTGAGCTGGTACGTGTTGGCCTGTAACAGGCACGCTGAGCTGGTACGTGTTGGCCTGTAACAGGCACGCTGAGCTGGTACGTGTCGGCCTGTAACGTGCACCCGGTAGTGGTGCACTGTTCAAGTGAGATCTAGCTGATGTGGATTCATTCCCTGATTCACGTGCCCCAATGTGTGTCTGCAGTTGGCACTCTGCATGTATTGATATTGAGGCAATGTATTCTGTGTTTAGATGTTATATGTAAGATATCTTCTATTTTCTTCAGATTGATACTTAATATTTTGACAAAGTAAATATTTTGACAAAGTGAATATTTTGAAGGATAGGATTAACTGTTACATTAATGGAGTTGTAACTCACCTTTGTAAAAAGCCCATTTCtacaaaaatattattgaataAATTGCATATGGATCAATTGAATACAGGAGAAATCTGTGTCTTCTAAATCTTATTCTTCTATACAGTCACAATTAAATATAACACCACTCATGGGACATAGATCCTGATCGTGCTGTTTCCAGGTACTCTGAGACCAGGCATACCCTGAAAGCTAGGCTTCCAGACCCTTGGAGTCCCAGTGCACTGCCAAAGGGAATTTCTTAAGGTGGTAAAACTTCCAGTGACCAATTGTCTGGCACCTGAAACCCTCTGAAAAAGATGCCAAGAGTTAAAagtcagagatttataaaatgttCTGGTCACTAACCTGGGAACGCTACAGGGACTGACATGGTCTGTAACTCCTGGTGAATATAAAACTGCCCACGTTTCCTCCCAATTCACCATTAACCGTCCCAGACACACCTACCCAACCACACCACTCTCCCCTGCCCTGGACTCCAACATCCCAACCTCAGATACCTGAACTCCACCAGCCAGAAAGCTGAGAGCTACAATGAcatccccatcccctcacccactcactgtcAACTGTACCACCCACCCAAGTGCTGCAAACTATTCACCCATTTACTGCCAGCTGTACCCCCCACCACAACACCTATATCCTGGGTTCTTTATACCCAGCGCCCGAGGTCTCTCTGAATCCAGAGGTTGGAGTTTCCGATATCCAGAGTTTGACGTTCTCTCCATCAAGGATCTGGGATTCTCTTTCCATAACTCAACGTTCCCTTTATCCAGGGTTTTCTACACCCAGTGTCTGGAATTCCACATACCTAAGGTCTGGGCTTCTCTCCAGCCAGAGTCTAGGATTCTCCCTCTGTCCGGGGTCTGTTGTTGTCTCTATCTATAGTTTGGAATTTTCATGAGAAAATAGtaggccattcaatatgatcatggctgatcattcaactctgtACCCTCTTCCTCCACACCCTTTGATCTCTTCAGCTTAAGAACTATAACTCTTTAAAATCAAAGGACTCCTAACAGTGCAGAAAGATGCCATTGAGCCCAcaccagtaaccctgcatttaccttgGCAAATTTACTTAACCCACACGtctttgtggactgtgggaggaaacccaagtgcagacaatgtgcaaactccacatatacAGTTGcccaaaactgaaatcaaacagCCCCATCTGTTCCTGCATCTGGTAACTGTGTGGGGGGAATAGGGTATCctgggatgtgggctttgctgactAGACCAATGTGTATTTCTTCTACTGAATggcagtggggtactgcagggatccgtgctTGGACTCCAGCCATTCATGATATATGAATGAGGGAAGTACATGGAatatagaaaggtacagcacagaactggcccttggcccatgatgttgtgtcgagatttaatcctagattagattacttacagtgtggaaacaggcccttcggcccaacaagtccacactgacccgccgaagcgcaacccacccatacccctacatttacccctattacctaacactacgggcaatttatactggccaattcacctgacccgcacatctttggactgtgggaggaaaccggagcacccggaggaaacccacgcagacacggggagaacgtgcaaactccacacagttagtcgcctgagtcgggaattgaacccgggtctccgggtgctgtgaggcagcagtgctaaccactgtgccaccgtgccgcccacaaagcctactgcacctggtattcccaggcggtctcccatccaaatactaaccaggcctgagtctgcttagcttccgagatcaggcgttttcagactagtatggccgtaggcactggCCCCTtcgaaatgttaaaaaaaatagcAATTTAACTTACGCACCCtccaactcactgctatccatgtgcatgtccagcagtcgcttaaatgtccctaatgactctgcttccccattccatgcattcacaactctctgtgtgaagaacctacctctgatgtctcctttataccttcctcctaatatcttcgaactatgacccctcataccagtcaatcctgccctggggacaggattgactctatctattcctctcattattttgtatacctcgatcaggtctcctctcttcctccttctctccagagagaaaaatctgagcttagtcaacctctcttcataaggcaagccctccagtccaggcagcatcctggtaaaccttctttgcaccctctccaaagcctttgtatctttcctatagtagggcgaccagaactggacacaatattccaagtgtggtctcaccaaggaattgtagagctgcagcaaaacctcgcggctcttaaactcggtcaccctgttaatgaaagccaaaacaccatatgctttcttaacaaccctatccacttggatgtcaactttgagagatctatgtacttgcacacccagatccctctgttcgtccacactgccaagaatcctgtctttaatcctgtattcagcgtttgagttcgaccttccaaaatgcatcacttcgcatttatccaggttgaactccgtctgccatttctcagctcagctctgtatcctgtctatgtcacgttgcagcctgcagtagccctctatactatcgacgacacctccaaccttagtgtcatctgcaaatttactagcccacccctcaacctcctcattcaagtcatttataaaaactacaaagagcagaggcacaagtacagagccctgtgggaccccactcaacactgacctccaggcagaatatttcccttctacaaccactctctgtaatatctccaagtttgcaggtgacacaaagctggttgggagggtgagctgtgaggacaatgcagagatgcttcagtgtgattttaaACCggctgagtgagtgggtaaatgtGGATCtgtgtgagattatccattttaGTAGCAAAGTAGACATACAGGTCGGTGGATGATTATTATCAAGTACCGAACATACTCGAGTAATAGTCGATCTCATGTAAAGATCAACCCCTTATTTTTGGCCACATAACTTGGAATTTTCCATATCTCTCATGTAAAGCTCGACCCTAGaacttcacagataacagattaGCATTTCTGAGTCAGTGTGCCGGCCGTCATGTCCTGCTCCAGCTTTCTGATCTACTGGGTTGTTCTGCTCTGCTCCCAGTCCACTGACTGTTTAATTCCACtctgggttttcagaattaccatagTTCATATTTtagtttcttttattcatttagaCATCAATTGGGCTCCTGCTAATGATAAGGTATATGAATTTTGgcaggcatgaatttcagcccctcaaaagtagtatccgtGAAATAGTCGAGCGCATAAATTTAACctttaaaaagtagtcaaaaaaaTTTAACTATTACTTGAGTATATAGGGCATGAATAGGTTGGGAAAGGGGGAGGTACAATAAGACCTGGGTGTCCCTGTACACCGGTCGCTGAAAGTAAGTGTGCAGGTGGTGAAGACGGCAAATggcatttttccaattcactcGCAAGACCTGGGTATCACTGGTTAGGGCAGTATTCATTgactgtccctagttacccttgagaaggcgTTGTAAACtaccatcttgaaccgctgcagtccctctgctgtaggtagacccacaatgctcttagggagggaattttagaattttgacccaacaacagtaaaaggaacaatgatatatttccgtgtcaggatggtgaatggaggggaacttgcacatggtgttcccatgtgcaaAGAAGACAAAGCAAAGCACAGGAAGAATCCCTATTACctaccaagcctgcaccaacacgTGAAGCCTTTCTAAATTAAAACACTTTGCCTCCATGTAGTCTGTATCCCCCTGTTCCCTGCCTGTtaatgtatctgtccagatacctCTTAAACCCTGctgttgtttctgcttttactgccacctctggcagcacattcctggCACTgtgttttaaacaaaaatttgcctctttctcccttttaccttaaacctatgtcccctagtaaatgacatttccacctgggaaaaagattccaatgattcattctatccatgcctttcatagtTTTGTAAAAATCTCTCAGGTCGCTCCTCGTCCTGtatgaaaacaaatcaaatttgTCCAAACTCTTCTCGTAACACTTCTGAACCAAGCAACATTGTACTGAACCATTTtttgtaccctctctaaagcctccacatccctctggtgctgtggcgaccagaactgtacacaatattccaaatgttggcTAAGtaatgtgaggagcaggagaatgatgaCGGTTtacgcccgaaacattgattctcctgctcctcggatgctgcctgacctgctgtgcttttccagcaccacacactcaactctgatctccagcatctgcagtcctcgctttctcctttctttatggctgcaacatgacttgccaattttttgtACATTAtgccccaactgatgaaggcaagcatgccatacattTTCTTGATCACCTTACCCACTTCTGTTGCCAACTGTACATTTACGTTCCTCTGAACCTTGATGCTATCGAGGGTTCCGCCTATATAGAGGTACTTCCTTCCTGCATCAGACCTTCAAAGTTGCATAACCTTGCATTTTGGATGGATTAAATTTCCATGTAAAATTTCTCTGCCTAAGTCTTCatgtatcctgctgtatcctctggcaatcctcacTATCGCCAGCTCTCTCAATCTTTATActgtcagcaaatttactaatcggATTACAGACAAAAGTGCCTcaccacagatccctgaagaacactactggtcacacaTCTCCAGACAGAAAATGCCCTGCTCtgttactctctgtcttctatgactaagccagttctgtatccagtgcACCATGCATctcatatgacttcactttctggaTCAGCCTGCCATGacagaccttgtcaaaggccttgctaaagcccATACAGACAATATCTACCACAATACCCTCATCAGTCATcatcattacttcctcaaaaactcaactACCtctcctgcacaaagccatgctgcttaCTATTAATGAGTCCATATTTTTCCATCATGAATAAATCTGGTGAATCTTCCCTgataatttccctaccattgacGTAAGGGTCATTGCCttttaatttcctggattatccctttcATCCATCTTAAAGGAAGGAACAACGTTGGCTATTTTCCAGTCCCCTGGtcctctcctgtgactaaagaggatataaagatttcatacaaggcacaagcaatttcctccctctcctttcTCAGTATTCTGGGATTGATCTCATTAGGGCCTGGaggcttgtctaccttaatgcttttcaaaacacctcGTGCTTCTTCCTTTTGTACATCATCATGCCCTAGGATATCGCCATGTCCCTCTTTAGATTCACCaactcctttgtgaataccaatgcaaagtatccATTAAGGGCCTTCCCCATTTCCACATGTTCCAAACACACAAATTTCctgctttatccttgagtggacctaccctttccctaggTACCattttgctccttatatatgtataaaaagccttgagattttccttaaccctgtttgccaaggTCATTTCACGGCTCCCTTTTAGCACCCTAACTCCTTATTAACGTTCTGAGTTAAGCATTAAGagtatctgctgcttttgtccttctataaggaagtgattgtgggtttggaaggcttTGCTAAATGTCtgccgtgcatcttgtagatggtgcacactgctcaTGAGCAtgaatggtggagagagtggatgttagtggatgtggtaccaatcaagtgctttgtcctgaatggtgccaagcttctcaagtgttgttggagccgtGGCATTCCAGCAAGTGAGGAaaatcccatcacactcctgacttgaactTTGTAGATGTTGAACAGatgtttggagagtcaggaggtgacttactCACTGCAGCATTTCTGGTCTCTGccctgctcctgtagccactgtGATTataagtttagattacttacagtgtggaaacaggcccttcagcccaacaagtccacactgacgcgcaacccacccatacacttaccccttcacctaacactatgggcaatttagcgtggccaattcacctgacctgcacatctttggactgtgggaggaaaccggagcacccggaggaaacccacgcgggcacgaggagaatgtgcgaactccacacagagagtcgcctgaggtgggaattgaacccaggtctctggcgctgtgaggtagcagtgctaaccactgtgccactgtgacaTTTGTGGTGAATTCAGTTgcatttctagtcaatggtaaccttggattctggattagtggtgctggaagagcacagcaagtcatgcagcttccaaagtgcagcgaaatcgacgtttcaggcaaaagcccttcatcaggaataaaggcagtgagcctgaagcgtggaaagataagctagaggagggttggggtggggagagagtagcatagagtacaatgggtgagtgggggaggggatgaaggtcagggaggagagggtggagtggataggtggaaaaggagataggcaggtagggcaagtccggacaagtcatggggacagtgctgagctggaagtttggaactagggtgaggtggggaaaggggaaatgaggagactgatgccctgggattgaagggttccgaggcggacgataaggcgttcttcctccagacatctggtggtgagagagtgacggtgaaggagggccaggacctccatgtccttggcagagtgggagggggagttgaaatgttgggccacagggccatgtgattgattggtgcaggtatcccggagatgttccctaaagcgctttgccAGGAGGTGtccggtctcaccaatgtagaggagaccgcatcgggagcaacggatacaataaattatattagtggatgtgcagataaaacttagatggatgtggaaggctcctttagggcctaggacagaggtgagggaggaggtgtggacacaggttttacagttcctgtggtggcaggggaaagtgccaggatgggagggtgggttgtagggcgtggatctgaccaggtagtcatggagggaacggtctttgcggaaggcagaaaggggtggggagggaaatatatccccggtggtggggtctttttggaggtggcagaaatgtcggcggatgatttggtttatgcgaaggtttgtagggtggaaggtgagcaccaggggcgttctgtccttgttacggttggaggggtggggtctgaaggcggagatgcaggatgtggacgagatgcgttggagggcatctttaaccacgtgagaaAGGAAATTGTGGtctgtaaagaaggaggccatctggtgtgttctacctgcctatctccttttccacctatccactccaccctctcctccctgacctatcaccttcatcccctcccccactcacccattgtactctatgctactttctccccacacccaccctcctctagcttatctctcgacgcttcaggctcactgcctcgatttcgctgcactttggatgctgcctgaactgctgtgctcttccagcaccactaatcctgaatgtggtttccagcatctaccgtcattgtttttacctctgtaaTCTCTGGGAGTTGATAGTGGGAGAATTTAGTGATAagaacaccattgaacatcaagagaTGGtagttaaattgtctcttattggggATAGTCATTGCCATAGTCATGGCatttgtggtgcaaatgttacttgccacttgtcagcccaagcctggaaatTGTCCAGGTCGTGTTGCATTTAAGGAGCCGcacatggtgctgaacattgtgtaatcattgatgaacatccctacttctgacctaatgatgaaacagctgaagaggGTCTGGccaaggacactactctgagTAACTCTGGcagatgagatgactgacctccaataaccacaaccatcttccaatatcccaggtatgattccaatcaGCGGAGAGTTAGCTCCTATTACAAACATAATAGAATtctatgaagaggtgacaaagttgattgatgaggaaagggATGTAAATgacatacatggacttcagtaagatgtttgataaggttccccatggtaggctgatgaataAGGTGATGTCGCATAGGGTCCAGGGTGTTCTCGCTAgatgaatagagaactggctgggtaacaggagacagagagtagtagtggaagggagtttctcaaaatggagacctgtgaccagtggtgtcccacagggatctgtgctgggaccactgttgtttgtgatatacataaattatttggaggaaggtgtaaatggtctgattagcaagtttgcagatgacactcagattgttggagtagcagatagtgaaggggactgtcagagaatatagcagAAAATAGATATATTGGAGAGTTGATTGCACATGGACAGCATTGAATTGAGGGCTGCGTAGGTtaggttgttttattttagattaggaataatcctcggcacaacaccgtgggccaaagggcctatgctgtgctgtacttttctatgttcaatgttctagttggcagagaaatggcaaatggagttcaatctggacaattgtgaggtgatgtatttcggaagatgcaattccagagcgAACTAAATTgatggggaaaattgatgtccaGAAAAATCTGGGTTTCAGGTCCATTGTtgcctgaaggtggcaacacagatcagtagagtgatcaagaaggcatacggcatgctttccttcatcggacaggatactgagtacaagagttggcaggtcatgttacattcGTATAAGAGTTTggttcggccacacttggaatacagcgtacagttctggttgtcacattaccaaatggatgtggatgctttggagagggtgcagagggggctcaccaggatgttgcctggtatggagggcagtagctatgaagagaggttgaggagatTA contains:
- the LOC132818633 gene encoding uncharacterized protein KIAA0040 homolog, which encodes MLEDVRRFFESVWELICAKHNEGLYNSICLVVLLLLPVLLLILIVCLCCYGCCCGRDTCCKCCRRQKGPTKKKNPDDLWIQRQPQPIMMDNLSVPV